One genomic region from Amphiprion ocellaris isolate individual 3 ecotype Okinawa chromosome 20, ASM2253959v1, whole genome shotgun sequence encodes:
- the eif2ak4 gene encoding eIF-2-alpha kinase GCN2, with amino-acid sequence MSSQHAPTDWTDDYTVQQENELEALASIFGDDFQDLRNKDPWKVKRPPEVHLCLRPNGLNNGQECYVTVDLQVKCFPTYPDVPPELELKNAKGLSNENLQNLQSELTKLAAGRCGEVMIYELADHIQGFLSEHNKPPPRSFHEEMMKNQRKQQEKRALEEQQRMDQRRKQEEEMEKEIMAVIQKREEEKREEKRRKEMAKQELRESMEQSVSVLGKSPPSPGGATPELIEARKAAGNRRRTTSNTRHRRDTNNEDNHRSQEPLHFNSSTFGELLVHRGKSLGASERLNRNVYYGFEAISGEFAVIYEWSLRWNKKMGKFFTTQEKGKIENCKKQIHGAENEFNSLLRLDHPNLVHYMALSSTEKEDCLVVNLLVEHVAGINLNQSLNTHTPVPLDKLCHYTAQLLAALDYLHSNSVVHKQLGPSSVLVDSEGRIRLTDYSLSKRFADICKEDIFEQAHVRFSEDTAMPTKTGKKGDVWNLGLMLLALSQGKEAKEYPVTVPASLPADFQDFLHKCVCLNDAERWTTQQLLEHSFLKPPSPKNLPQYQDNSPEDLAVDFASSVIPRSHILNAPFSSGLQGQLSRYFNEFEELQLLGKGAFGAVIKVQNKLDGCYYAVKRIQVNPACKQFRRIKGEVTLLSRLNHENIVRYYNAWIERHETPSTGVLSNTDSSEPRSTDEKPPQCRDPPHHINELGLPDNVEDIAPPPALSSSVEWSTSIERSSSAKCSGHQSSDDEDDDDDDDEDVFCASFLPLDSDSRSDIIFDNGDESIDEMSQVEPSKRPVTDTTESTDSDRNLLIAHYLYIQMEYCEKSTLRDTIDHGLHQDQNRLWRLFREILDGLAYIHEQGMIHRDLKPVNIFLDSQDHVKIGDFGLATDHPANVAAGKLEVEENSSAVMLKPDPTGNMTGMVGTALYVSPEVQGNTKATYNQKVDLFSLGIILFEMSYRPMTTGAERITVLSQLRVEPMCFPEDFTACEQGTQRKVIEWLLKHDPALRPTAQELLKSDLLPPPQMEESELHEVLQHTMANVNGKAYRTMVGQLFAQNTSPVMDFTYDIDMYKGNFSFNGAKLQQHVYETITRIFKKHGAVRLQTPLLLPRNRKLYDGSELACFMDHSGMLVTLPYDLRMAFSRYVARNNITHLKRYSIERVFRPRKLDRAHPRELLECAFDIITPVTNSLLPDAETIYTISEIVQEFPALQERNYNIYLNHTSLLKAILLHSGVPEDKLSQASNILCDAMSEKLTKREVEAKFCNFSLSTNSLQTLYKYIEQKGNLQDLAPLLASLTKQKMAVTQLAKQGLKDLEELTVLLHRLGVKLRVVVNLGLVYKVQHHSGVIFQFVAFIRKRKRTVPDIVAAGGRYDHLILEFRGPASTVPVPSAVGASIALDKVCAAMASMEEPPTVSSCDVLVVPVGHSAMSRAINVVQKLWSSGVSADMAYDVSQSQEALLEHCRLAGITCMALVSDKEGNYVKVKSFEKDRQSEKRIPESDLVDHIIQKCRTKFSDERNIREISETMTLQNPKGSQLNNTGSSEQHGSGSTTNMNVNVISPEKVSASARRRYETQIQTRLQNFGSNLQNKSNDIEVLAVDLQKETLINFLSLEFDSEEQFNGSVKTLLSRLPKQRYLKSICDEIHHFKIAKRVAVVVLYSYKDDYYKVLM; translated from the exons ATGAGCAGTCAGCACGCTCCAACAGACTGGACAGACGACTACACGGTGCAGCAGGAAAATGAACTAGAAGCCCTCGCGTCTATCTTTGGAGATGACTTCCAAGATCTGCGGAACAAGGATCCGTGGAAG GTTAAAAGGCCTCCAGAGGTGCATCTCTGCCTGCGACCCAACGGGCTCAACAATGGACAGGAATGCTACGTGACTGTAGACCTGCAGGTCAAATGTTTCCCCACATACCCGGACGT TCCTCCGGAGCTGGAGCTGAAAAATGCCAAAGGCCTGTCCAACGAAAACCTCCAAAACCTCCAGAGTGAACTTACCAAGCTGGCAGCGGGGCGATGTGGGGAG GTGATGATTTATGAACTAGCAGATCACATCCAGGGCTTCCTGAGCGAGCACAACAAGCCCCCGCCTCGTTCCTTCCATGAGGAAATGATGAAGAACCAGCGCAAGCAGCAGGAGAAACGAGCCttggaggagcagcagaggatGGACCAGCGGCGCAAACAAGAGGAGGAGATG GAAAAAGAGATCATGGCTGTTATccaaaaaagagaggaagaaaagcgagaggaaaagagaagaaaggaaATGGCTAAACAG GAGCTACGTGAGAGCATGGAACAATCAGTCTCTGTATTGGGAAAGAGCCCTCCAAGCCCTGGTGGAGCAACTCCTGAACTGATCGAAGCTAGGAAAGCAGCCGGTAACCGCCGCCGGACTACCTCAAACACACGTCACAG ACGTGACACAAATAATGAAGACAACCATCGGTCACAGGAGCCTCTTCACTTCAACAGCAGCACTTTTGGAGAACTTCTTGTCCACAGAGGGAAAAGTTTAG GTGCAAGCGAACGACTCAACCGTAATGTTTATTATGGATTTGAGGCAATCTCTGGAGAATTTGCTGTGATCTATGAGTGGTCGCTGCGCTGGAACAAGAAGATGGGCAAGTTCTTCACCACCCAGGAGAAAGGAAAGATTGAGAACTGTAAAAAGCAG ATCCACGGGGCAGAGAACGAGTTCAACTCCCTTCTGCGGCTGGATCATCCAAACCTGGTGCATTACATGGCGCTGAGCTCCACAGAGAAGGAGGACTGCCTGGTGGTTAACCTGCTTGTGGAGCATGTGGCTGGGATCAACTTGAACCAAAGCCTGAATACCCACACCCCTGTCCCTCTGGATAAACTCTGCCATTACACGGCCCAGCTGCTGGCTGCTCTAGACTATCTTCACTCCAACTCTGTGGTGCACAAACAGCTGGGGCCGTCCAGTGTGCTGGTAGACTCTGAGGGCCGCATTCGGTTGACTGATTACAGCTTATCAAAGCGATTTGCAGATATCTGCAAAGAAGACATTTTCGAGCAAGCCCATGTGCGTTTCTCTGAGGATACGGCAATGCCGACCAAAACGGGCAAAAAAGGAGATGTGTGGAACCTGGGGCTGATGCTGCTGGCTCTGAGCCAGGGGAAAGAAGCAAAGGAGTATCCAGTGACGGTGCCAGCCAGCCTGCCTGCTGACTTCCAGGATTTCCTTCACAA gtgtgtttgcctGAATGATGCTGAACGTTGGACAACTCAGCAGCTCTTGGAACACTCTTTCCTCAAGCCTCCCTCACCTAAAAACCTGCCGCAGTACCAGGATAACAGCCCAGAAG atcTAGCTGTGGACTTTGCATCATCAGTAATACCCCGGAGCCACATCCTCAATGCTCCGTTCAGTTCAGGGCTGCAGGGGCAGCTTTCCCGCTACTTCAATGAGTTTGAGGAGCTGCAGCTTTTGGGAAAAGGAGCATTTGGTGCTGTAATTAAG GTTCAGAACAAACTAGACGGTTGCTACTACGCTGTAAAGCGCATCCAGGTCAACCCAGCGTGTAAGCAGTTCAGACGGATCAAAGGCGAGGTGACACTGCTCTCACGGCTGAACCATGAGAACATTGTCCGCTATTACAACGCGTGGATCGAGCGGCATGAGACGCCCTCCACAGGAGTGCTGAGCAACACCGACAGCTCTGAGCCTCGGAGCACAGACGAAAAACCTCCTCAGTGCAGAGATCCGCCGCACCACATCAACGAGCTGGGCCTCCCTGACAACGTGGAGGACATTGCGCCGCCTCCAGCCCTGTCGAGCTCTGTAGAGTGGTCCACCTCCATCGAGAGATCATCCAGCGCCAAGTGCAGCGGACACCAGTCGAGTGacgatgaggatgatgatgacgatgatgacgaAGAtgtgttttgtgcctctttttt GCCGTTAGATAGCGACTCTAGGAGTGACATCATCTTTGACAATGGCGATGAAAGTATAGATGAGATGTCACAG gttgaGCCAAGCAAAAGACCCGTGACTGACACAACAGAGAGCACGGACTCCGATCGAAATCTCCTTATAGCACATTATTTGTACATACAA ATGGAATACTGTGAAAAGAGCACTTTAAGAGACACAATAGATCACGGCCTGCACCAGGACCAGAATCGGTTATGGAGACTATTCAGAGAGATACTGGATGGCCTTGCTTACATCCACGAGCAG GGCATGATTCACAGGGACTTGAAGCCTGTCAACATCTTCCTTGACTCACAGGACCATGTGAAAATTGGAGACTTTGGCCTGGCTACAGACCATCCTGCTAATGTG GCTGCAGGTAAattggaggtggaggagaacagCTCTGCAGTGATGTTGAAACCAGACCCCACAG GTAACATGACAGGCATGGTTGGCACTGCCCTGTATGTCAGTCCAGAGGTTCAAGGAAATACTAAAGCCACCTACAACCAA AAAGTTGACTTGTTCAGCCTGGGTATCATCCTCTTTGAGATGTCCTACCGGCCGATGACCACTGGAGCTGAACGCATCACTGTCCTGAGCCAGCTACGTGTG GAGCCCATGTGCTTCCCTGAGGACTTCACTGCGTGCGAGCAAGGAACACAG AGGAAGGTGATAGAGTGGCTCCTGAAACATGATCCAGCCCTTCGACCCACAGCACAGGAGCTGCTAAAGAGTGATCTGCTGCCACCTCCTCAGATGGAGGAGTCGGAGCTGCACGAAGTGCTGCAGCACACCATGGCCAATGTCAACGGCAAAGCCTACCGCACCATGGTGGGCCAACTGTTCGCCCAGAACACCTCACCTGTCATGGACTTCACCTACGATATAGACATGTACAAG GGCAATTTCAGTTTCAACGGCGCCAAATTGCAGCAGCATGTGTATGAAACAATCACCAGGATCTTCAAGAAACACG GTGCGGTGCGTCTCCAGACCCCGCTGCTTCTCCCCAGAAACAGGAAGCTGTATGATGGCAGCGAGCTGGCCTGCTTCATGGACCACAGCGGAATGCTGGTTACACTGCCCTATGACCTCCGC ATGGCGTTTTCAAGATATGTTGCCCGAAATAACATCACGCACCTGAAGAG GTATAGCATTGAGCGTGTGTTCCGCCCCAGGAAGCTGGATCGCGCTCACCCGAGAGAACTTCTGGAGTGTGCCTTTGACATCATCACACCTGTCACCAACAGCCTCCTCCCCGATGCAGAGACCATTTACACCATCTCTGAAATAGTCCAGGAATTCCCTGCACTTCAG GAAAGGAACTATAACATCTACCTAAACCACACCAGCTTGCTGAAGGCCATCCTGCTCCACAGCGGGGTCCCGGAGGACAAACTGAGCCAGGCTTCCAACATACTGTGTGACGCCATG AGCGAAAAGCTGACCAAACGTGAGGTGGAGGCAAAGTTCTGCAACTTTTCACTGTCAACCAACAGT TTGCAGACACTGTACAAGTACATAGAACAGAAGGGAAATCTGCAGGACCTGGCACCGCTGCTGGCATCACTCACCAAACAGAAAATGGCTGTGACACAGCTGGCCAAGCAGGGTCTCAAGGACCTGGAGGAGCTCACGGTGCTTCTGCACAGACTCGGAGTTAAACTGAGG GTGGTGGTCAACTTAGGCTTAGTGTACAAGGTGCAGCACCACTCTGGGGTCATCTTCCAGTTTGTGGCCTTCATCAGGAAACGCAAGCGAACTGTGCCAGACATAGTGGCAGCTGGAGGACGCTATGATCACCTG ATCCTTGAATTTCGAGGGCCAGCTTCCACGGTGCCTGTTCCCAGTGCGGTGGGGGCCAGTATTGCCCTGGACAAAGTCTGTGCAGCTATGGCCAGCATGGAGGAGcca CCAACAGTGAGCTCCTGCGATGTGCTGGTGGTCCCAGTGGGTCACTCTGCAATGTCCAGAGCCATCAATGTTGTCCagaagctgtggagctctgGGGTCTCTGCCGACATGGCCTACGATGTCTCACAG TCTCAGGAGGCGCTGTTGGAGCACTGCAGGCTAGCCGGCATCACGTGCATGGCCCTCGTCTCTGACAAAGAGGGAAACTATGTGAAG GTAAAATCCTTTGAGAAGGACAGACAGTCCGAGAAACGAATTCCTGAGTCGGACTTGGTGGACCACATCATTCAGAAATGTCGGACCAAATTCTCTGATGAGAGAAACATCAG AGAAATTTCTGAAACCATGACTCTCCAGAACCCCAAAGGATCACAGCTCAACAACACAG GCTCTTCAGAGCAACATGGGAGTGGCAGCACCACAAACATGAATGTAAACGTCATCAGCCCGGAGAAAGTTTCTGCAAGTGCTAGACGACGATATGAGACTCAG ATCCAAACCAGATTACAGAATTTTGGTAGCAATTTGCAGAACAAGAGCAATGACATTGAGGTTCTGGCA GTGGACCTGCAGAAGGAAACGCTGATCAACTTCCTGTCTCTGGAG TTCGACAGTGAGGAGCAGTTCAACGGCAGCGTGAAGACTCTGCTGTCCCGTCTTCCCAAGCAGCGCTACCTGAAGTCCATCTGTGACGAGATCCACCACTTCAAGATTGCAAAAAG ggtggctgtggtggtgctgtACAGCTATAAGGACGACTACTACAAGGTCCTTATGTGA